A stretch of Tautonia rosea DNA encodes these proteins:
- a CDS encoding amidohydrolase family protein: MTRPPEPRPPARSGRDTITAATLLCVLLSPSISWAQGVERRPDYRPAAFAITGATIVASPDRTIEEGTVVLRDGLIEAVGPTSEIEVPYDAERIEGEGLVLYSGFIDLYTTIGQDENVPRSATGLSRPIPLREFAQASTPPDNRNGLTPEFRVASALKLDESTVQTRRKLGFTTLLSAPSGAIATGQSALVSLSGFGRRESIVSESVALHLNLASPRGREYGLFDVFGIRHDEHCAGHTHSPQDEVLIHLIEEAMAAAGPPDSGGYPGALMGVIAHLRQAMLDADYHHKLLEYAREKGGPLPPFDPGLEALHASRTGALPAWWQADSRDAIHRVLDLAEEFGTGAVLVGGRDASKVLDRLNATKTPVVLRVDFPKEPEVPSEAEYREKPLAERDPPLRELQQSKARWDERVELAGTLAEAGIPFAFSSNGLNRVEDFHAKVRQAIDAGLDEAAAIKALTIDAAQIAGVSDRLGTLEPGKLGHLVAWDGSYGSKDAKLRYLFVDGAKFEMDAGNGPRPSSRNAQDRPDRSDDDSTKDSTESTSEGDSSEEPDEAEVPFVDVATEFDEDRVPSLSTGGNVLIKDVTILTVSNGTIPKGSILIKDGKIAEIGQSIEAPEGLTVVDAKGMVAFPGIIDTHSHMAIEGGLNESSLSINPEVRVKDVVTSDDVTIYQGAAGGVTAARLLHGSANTIGGQDAVIKLVYGKAARDLIVRDGPQGVKFALGENVTQKRESRPARFPYTRPGVEAVLVRAFEEARDYQARRRAFADAIASGEDVSPFRRDLRLEALANILDGSIKIHSHCYRADEILMLLRVAERYGMKVQSLQHVLEGYKVAAEIAAHGASNSTFSDWYAYKVEAYDAIPHNAALLTEAGAAVCIKSDSGEEVRHLSVEAAKMVRYGGVTEDQALAMITLNPARELGLDHRLGSIEVGKDADIALFNAHPLDGFAQCQLTLIDGEVAFQRYHGKDGPILRPRPGNHEQMPQSSEAVRSQQVEIVANPDGMYALINATIHPVTGPTIEGGTIIIKGDTIAEVGGAETAVPEGASTINLAGLDVWPGMIDSGSDLGLNEIGSISATQDAQELAPYQPELRASVAINADSALIAANRIAGVLSSFVRPTGGTISGQGALIDLNGWVWSEMVQHDELALYVNVPPAPPANLEDVLSRVSADFANRYRERFRDREKRLNEFKQLFRSATRFDEIRRTALERGEFPPVDPRLEALVPYARGEKPVVFAANGRGEILSALDLSDELNLKAIISGGADAWKVAGRIKESGVPVLITGTHRNPGRNDPYDAAYANPAWLVEAGVTVAITSTGDASEVRNLPMEAAMAVAYGLSEEDAVKAVTLVPAKIFGVDDQLGSIEPGKRANLIISAGHLLQPTSEVKHLIIRGRPVAPESRQTELYERYRRRLSEIRDGSSPIGLVRDSATPAMKVGEMNRQADEPPSTDSEADSR; the protein is encoded by the coding sequence ATGACTCGCCCCCCGGAACCGCGGCCTCCTGCCCGATCGGGTAGAGACACAATCACCGCCGCGACGCTCCTTTGCGTCCTCCTTTCGCCGTCGATCAGTTGGGCACAGGGCGTCGAGCGTCGACCCGACTATCGTCCCGCAGCGTTTGCCATTACCGGGGCGACGATCGTCGCCAGCCCCGATCGCACCATCGAGGAAGGAACCGTTGTCCTTCGCGACGGTTTGATCGAGGCCGTCGGACCCACCTCAGAAATTGAAGTCCCCTACGATGCCGAGAGGATCGAGGGAGAGGGGCTCGTTCTTTATTCAGGATTTATTGATCTTTATACAACCATTGGTCAGGACGAGAACGTCCCTCGATCGGCCACCGGCCTCAGTCGGCCGATCCCGCTTCGCGAATTCGCACAGGCGAGCACCCCGCCCGACAACCGGAACGGCTTGACGCCGGAATTTCGGGTCGCTTCAGCATTGAAGCTCGACGAGAGCACCGTGCAGACTCGACGGAAGCTCGGCTTTACCACCTTGCTCTCGGCCCCGTCCGGAGCCATTGCCACCGGCCAGAGTGCCCTGGTTTCTCTCAGCGGGTTCGGCCGACGCGAGTCAATCGTCTCCGAATCGGTCGCCTTGCATCTCAATCTCGCCAGTCCCAGAGGACGCGAGTACGGCCTCTTTGATGTTTTTGGCATCCGCCATGACGAGCACTGCGCGGGACATACACACAGTCCTCAGGACGAGGTCTTGATCCACCTGATCGAAGAAGCCATGGCCGCCGCAGGCCCCCCCGATTCGGGAGGTTATCCCGGTGCTCTCATGGGGGTCATTGCTCACTTGCGTCAAGCAATGCTCGACGCCGACTACCACCATAAACTCCTCGAATACGCCCGTGAAAAGGGTGGGCCGCTTCCGCCCTTCGATCCGGGCCTGGAAGCACTCCACGCCTCCCGAACTGGCGCCTTGCCCGCCTGGTGGCAGGCGGACAGCCGGGATGCCATTCACCGCGTCCTCGATCTTGCGGAGGAGTTCGGCACCGGTGCGGTGCTCGTCGGTGGTCGTGACGCCTCCAAGGTCCTCGATCGGTTGAACGCCACGAAGACTCCGGTCGTGCTACGGGTGGATTTTCCAAAGGAGCCCGAAGTTCCGTCGGAGGCAGAGTACCGGGAGAAGCCCCTCGCCGAACGCGATCCTCCCCTCCGAGAGCTTCAACAGTCCAAAGCACGGTGGGACGAGCGAGTGGAACTCGCAGGCACTCTGGCCGAAGCTGGGATTCCCTTTGCTTTTTCCAGCAATGGTCTGAATCGTGTCGAGGACTTTCACGCCAAGGTCAGGCAAGCAATCGACGCCGGCCTCGATGAAGCCGCGGCCATCAAAGCCCTGACGATCGACGCCGCCCAGATCGCCGGAGTTTCCGATCGCCTCGGCACTCTCGAACCCGGCAAGCTTGGTCACCTCGTTGCCTGGGATGGATCGTACGGATCCAAGGACGCCAAGCTCCGCTACCTGTTCGTCGATGGTGCAAAGTTTGAAATGGACGCAGGTAATGGCCCACGTCCTTCCAGTCGGAACGCGCAGGATCGACCTGATCGTTCCGACGACGACTCGACCAAAGACAGCACTGAGTCAACGTCCGAAGGCGATTCTTCGGAAGAACCCGACGAGGCCGAAGTGCCGTTTGTTGATGTCGCGACTGAGTTCGATGAGGACCGCGTACCTTCCCTTTCTACGGGTGGGAACGTCTTGATTAAGGACGTGACAATTCTCACGGTCAGCAACGGGACGATCCCAAAGGGGTCCATCCTGATCAAGGACGGGAAGATTGCCGAGATCGGCCAGTCGATTGAAGCTCCCGAAGGCCTGACCGTCGTAGACGCGAAAGGGATGGTCGCATTTCCCGGCATCATCGACACCCATTCGCACATGGCAATTGAAGGAGGTCTCAATGAGAGCTCGCTTTCGATCAACCCCGAGGTTCGCGTTAAGGATGTGGTGACCAGTGACGACGTGACCATCTATCAGGGGGCGGCAGGAGGCGTTACCGCCGCCCGCTTGCTCCACGGATCGGCCAACACCATTGGTGGCCAGGATGCGGTGATCAAGCTCGTCTACGGTAAGGCTGCCCGCGATCTGATCGTCCGAGACGGCCCTCAGGGCGTCAAGTTCGCGCTCGGAGAGAATGTCACCCAGAAACGCGAGTCTCGCCCCGCACGTTTCCCTTACACACGCCCTGGTGTCGAGGCGGTCCTTGTCCGAGCCTTCGAAGAAGCCCGAGACTATCAAGCTCGGCGACGGGCCTTTGCCGACGCCATCGCCAGCGGCGAAGACGTTTCCCCCTTCCGCCGTGATCTACGGCTCGAAGCCCTTGCGAACATCCTCGACGGTTCGATCAAGATTCACAGCCATTGTTATCGAGCGGACGAAATCTTGATGCTCCTTCGCGTCGCGGAACGCTATGGAATGAAAGTTCAATCGCTTCAGCACGTACTTGAAGGCTACAAGGTTGCCGCCGAGATCGCCGCCCATGGCGCGAGCAACTCGACCTTCTCAGACTGGTACGCCTATAAGGTCGAGGCTTATGATGCGATTCCGCACAATGCCGCCCTGCTTACCGAGGCCGGCGCGGCGGTTTGCATCAAGAGCGACAGCGGCGAGGAGGTTCGACACCTCTCTGTCGAGGCTGCCAAGATGGTCCGCTACGGTGGTGTCACCGAGGACCAGGCACTCGCCATGATCACCCTGAACCCTGCTCGGGAACTCGGGCTTGATCACCGCCTCGGCTCGATTGAGGTCGGCAAAGATGCCGACATCGCGTTGTTTAATGCCCACCCGCTGGACGGTTTCGCCCAGTGCCAGCTCACCCTGATCGACGGCGAGGTTGCCTTCCAGCGCTACCACGGCAAGGACGGTCCAATCCTTCGTCCTCGACCGGGCAATCACGAGCAGATGCCTCAATCTTCCGAAGCGGTCCGATCCCAACAGGTCGAGATCGTAGCAAACCCGGACGGCATGTACGCCCTGATCAACGCAACGATTCACCCCGTCACCGGCCCGACCATCGAGGGCGGTACAATCATCATCAAGGGTGACACGATTGCCGAGGTCGGAGGTGCGGAAACGGCGGTTCCCGAGGGAGCTTCCACGATTAACCTCGCTGGGCTCGACGTCTGGCCGGGGATGATCGACTCTGGCAGTGATCTTGGCCTGAACGAGATCGGAAGCATCTCCGCCACTCAGGACGCCCAGGAACTTGCTCCGTACCAGCCCGAACTTCGCGCCAGCGTGGCGATCAATGCGGATTCGGCCCTGATCGCTGCGAACCGGATCGCTGGTGTCCTCTCCAGTTTTGTCCGTCCCACGGGAGGCACCATTTCCGGACAGGGTGCCTTGATTGACCTGAACGGTTGGGTCTGGTCCGAGATGGTGCAGCATGACGAGCTGGCACTCTACGTGAATGTCCCCCCTGCCCCTCCGGCAAACCTGGAAGATGTGCTTAGCCGCGTTTCTGCAGATTTCGCCAATCGGTATCGGGAACGCTTTAGAGACCGAGAAAAGCGTCTTAATGAGTTCAAGCAGCTGTTCCGCTCGGCGACTCGATTTGACGAGATCCGCCGGACCGCACTTGAGCGAGGAGAATTCCCTCCGGTCGACCCTCGACTGGAAGCCCTCGTTCCCTACGCGAGGGGAGAGAAGCCGGTCGTCTTCGCGGCCAACGGCCGGGGAGAGATCCTTTCTGCCCTCGATTTGTCCGACGAACTCAACCTGAAGGCGATCATTAGTGGAGGAGCAGACGCATGGAAGGTCGCAGGTCGGATCAAGGAATCCGGTGTCCCGGTTCTCATCACCGGCACCCACCGAAATCCTGGTCGAAATGACCCCTACGACGCGGCTTATGCGAATCCCGCCTGGCTCGTCGAGGCCGGTGTCACCGTGGCAATCACCTCGACCGGTGACGCGTCGGAGGTCCGCAACCTCCCGATGGAAGCCGCGATGGCCGTAGCGTACGGCCTGTCTGAAGAAGACGCCGTCAAGGCTGTGACTTTGGTTCCCGCGAAAATCTTCGGTGTTGACGATCAACTCGGCTCGATCGAGCCCGGCAAGCGAGCCAACCTCATCATTAGCGCCGGACATCTGCTCCAGCCGACGAGTGAGGTCAAGCACCTGATTATCAGAGGTCGGCCCGTCGCTCCTGAAAGTCGCCAAACGGAACTCTATGAGCGTTATCGTCGTCGGCTTTCCGAAATCCGAGACGGCTCCAGCCCGATCGGGCTGGTTCGAGATTCGGCAACACCTGCCATGAAGGTCGGAGAGATGAATCGTCAAGCGGACGAGCCGCCGAGCACCGATTCCGAGGCCGATTCCCGCTAA
- a CDS encoding VWA domain-containing protein: MMMIRVMGLIIAFGVVSPQAMGQHAGLDPRIDEAISKGVEYLRREQSRSGHWDYRLAHDHRLGMTALCGLAMMENGVSTDDEAIVRASEVVRELAIASDQTYDLALAILFLSRLQGTNRGELDTLIQRLARRLEGGHNNGFWSYRVPLGTSYETGSADQGGTRPPRETVRFLGGPGDLSNTQFALLGIWTGGRHEYNSDAALEALDGHLRSTVNPDGGWGYRPGIASAPAMTCAGLMGLAIAASRPSLAERLTSLARGEALIADPVFLRALDRVAADARLIGPATDVYYLWSLERVCVALGLSTLNGLDWYEIGAESLLNRQLPNGGWPPGSWQSLPETCLALLFLRKSNLAFELDRVLRLPGPEQDEVEEVDRQIVQAEETTGDDAVRVVIRQVDESAFPEITLDFEVIRPDGSALVDAGQEDFRVTEYDQPVEVLRFEAPTSREVRETTVVLVVDQSRSMEEENRIGALKEAVRTFLGVMPIGSRVAVIAFSDEIRVICPFTTDVRRVQASVDELQPMGGTRYYDAVVEALELIASQSGRRAVLAMTDGEDTFSRVADLDETILAARRLGLPVFTLGLGSEEEIASNDLRRLAAETRGQYLPARNADQLRAIYEELATRLGQLYQLVYRTERPLPDGTLRPVAVYYRSATVGAQAEVFIRGMVVPAAGWSRLFLVLVGILLGLAVLPGWIRWRSATRLRVN, encoded by the coding sequence ATGATGATGATTCGAGTCATGGGGTTGATCATCGCTTTCGGAGTCGTTTCTCCCCAGGCGATGGGGCAACATGCCGGTCTTGATCCGAGAATCGATGAGGCGATCTCCAAGGGGGTGGAGTATCTCAGGAGGGAGCAGTCGCGATCGGGACACTGGGATTATCGACTGGCGCATGACCATCGGCTTGGCATGACGGCGCTGTGTGGACTGGCGATGATGGAGAATGGGGTATCGACGGATGATGAGGCGATTGTTCGGGCTTCAGAGGTGGTGCGGGAGTTGGCGATTGCCTCGGATCAGACGTATGACCTGGCGCTCGCAATTCTGTTTCTGTCTCGACTTCAGGGGACGAACCGAGGAGAGCTCGACACGCTGATTCAACGTCTTGCTCGACGGCTCGAAGGTGGGCACAACAACGGATTCTGGTCGTATCGCGTTCCCCTGGGCACTTCATACGAAACCGGCTCGGCAGATCAAGGTGGGACAAGACCGCCACGTGAGACAGTGAGGTTCCTCGGTGGTCCGGGTGATCTCTCGAACACGCAGTTTGCGTTGCTCGGGATCTGGACGGGGGGACGTCACGAGTACAACTCGGACGCGGCGCTGGAGGCACTCGACGGTCATCTGCGCTCGACGGTGAATCCTGACGGCGGGTGGGGGTATCGGCCAGGGATCGCAAGTGCTCCCGCGATGACCTGTGCAGGCCTCATGGGGCTTGCGATCGCGGCATCGCGTCCTTCGCTCGCGGAGCGATTGACCTCTCTGGCACGTGGGGAAGCGTTGATTGCCGATCCTGTTTTTTTGCGGGCGCTTGACAGAGTTGCGGCCGATGCGAGGCTCATTGGGCCAGCGACGGATGTGTACTATCTCTGGTCGCTTGAACGGGTGTGCGTGGCGTTGGGATTGAGTACACTGAACGGGCTAGACTGGTATGAAATCGGAGCGGAGTCGCTACTGAATCGACAACTTCCGAACGGGGGTTGGCCTCCGGGGAGCTGGCAATCACTGCCGGAGACATGCCTTGCGCTGCTGTTCCTGCGAAAGTCAAACCTTGCCTTCGAGTTGGATCGGGTCTTGCGACTTCCAGGACCGGAGCAGGACGAGGTCGAGGAGGTTGATCGCCAGATTGTTCAGGCAGAAGAAACGACCGGGGACGACGCCGTTCGAGTCGTCATTCGCCAGGTGGATGAGTCGGCGTTCCCGGAGATTACGCTCGATTTCGAGGTGATTCGACCGGATGGGTCTGCGTTGGTCGATGCGGGTCAGGAGGATTTTCGCGTCACGGAATACGATCAACCTGTCGAGGTTCTTCGGTTCGAGGCTCCAACGTCTCGCGAGGTGAGGGAAACGACCGTCGTTCTGGTGGTTGACCAGAGCCGGAGCATGGAGGAGGAAAACCGGATCGGTGCGTTGAAAGAGGCCGTCCGGACGTTTCTCGGCGTCATGCCGATTGGGTCACGCGTGGCAGTAATTGCGTTCAGTGATGAGATTCGGGTGATTTGCCCGTTTACAACGGATGTGAGACGAGTCCAGGCATCTGTGGATGAGCTGCAACCGATGGGAGGAACGCGATATTATGATGCCGTGGTTGAAGCCCTCGAGTTGATTGCCTCGCAGTCGGGCCGGAGGGCCGTGCTTGCCATGACCGACGGAGAAGACACATTCAGTCGAGTGGCAGATCTGGATGAGACAATCCTTGCGGCTCGAAGACTCGGCTTGCCGGTCTTTACGCTCGGGCTTGGAAGCGAAGAGGAAATTGCCAGCAACGATCTCCGACGCCTGGCCGCCGAGACTCGGGGTCAATATTTGCCCGCGAGGAATGCCGACCAACTTCGTGCGATCTATGAGGAACTGGCGACTCGACTCGGTCAGTTGTATCAATTGGTGTACCGGACTGAACGTCCCTTGCCTGATGGAACATTGCGACCCGTCGCGGTGTATTATCGATCGGCCACAGTGGGAGCACAGGCGGAAGTCTTTATTCGAGGCATGGTGGTTCCGGCGGCGGGTTGGTCGCGATTGTTCTTGGTGCTGGTCGGGATTCTGTTGGGGCTTGCCGTGCTGCCGGGGTGGATTCGCTGGCGATCGGCAACGCGGTTGCGAGTGAATTGA
- a CDS encoding FHA domain-containing protein, producing MSHAVPVEPRSLTQTLRSNARQVYAMAIAGALGAVVGLYCYVEMIRPFDLIRQADRLWWVRNLLAGAMLGGTIGFFLNAVDPLRDGAPLKLARSATWGAIAGAIGGMIGLVLGELVLGGLRGGPLGRAVAWSILGLGIGLSQGIASRSKQRLVYGLIGGGIGGLVGGFLFEVLREGLGNRYDLSQGLGVAILGAGLGVFLALVEQVLRRSWVMVLNGRQEGRSYLLATSLARVGLDERAEIGLFGDATIVRRHAEIERTAEGHVLRNLDTQGRTRLNGRPVIGEALLNDGDRIELGRTSLLFRSRGGMRSGDGIS from the coding sequence ATGTCTCATGCTGTTCCCGTAGAACCCCGATCACTTACTCAGACGCTTCGCAGTAATGCCCGCCAGGTGTATGCGATGGCGATTGCGGGTGCCCTGGGTGCAGTTGTGGGCTTGTACTGCTATGTGGAAATGATTCGGCCTTTTGACCTGATTCGACAGGCGGATCGGCTTTGGTGGGTGCGGAACCTCCTTGCAGGGGCGATGCTGGGCGGCACGATCGGATTCTTTCTCAACGCAGTGGATCCGCTTCGGGACGGAGCTCCGCTAAAACTTGCACGATCGGCCACCTGGGGAGCTATTGCAGGAGCGATTGGCGGCATGATCGGCCTGGTGCTCGGCGAGCTGGTGCTCGGAGGGCTTCGCGGCGGGCCTCTCGGACGGGCCGTCGCCTGGTCGATACTTGGGCTCGGAATCGGCCTGAGCCAGGGAATCGCCTCGCGATCGAAGCAACGCCTCGTCTACGGTCTGATCGGGGGAGGAATCGGGGGACTGGTGGGAGGGTTTCTGTTCGAGGTGCTTCGAGAAGGGCTTGGAAACCGTTACGACCTGAGTCAGGGACTTGGGGTGGCAATCCTCGGCGCGGGGCTGGGGGTGTTCCTGGCGCTGGTGGAACAGGTGCTCAGACGATCGTGGGTCATGGTACTCAATGGTCGGCAGGAGGGGCGTTCCTACCTGCTGGCGACCTCACTTGCGCGGGTTGGTCTGGATGAACGGGCCGAGATCGGCCTTTTTGGGGATGCCACCATCGTGCGTCGCCATGCTGAGATTGAGCGAACGGCCGAGGGGCATGTACTTCGAAACCTGGATACTCAGGGCAGGACTCGCCTGAATGGTCGACCCGTGATTGGTGAGGCGCTTCTGAACGATGGTGATCGGATCGAATTGGGCCGCACCTCACTGCTATTCCGGAGCCGGGGTGGAATGCGGTCTGGCGATGGAATCTCTTGA
- a CDS encoding Hsp70 family protein, giving the protein MSTIVGIDLGTTNSVVARRNTYGRPEVIPNREGATITPSVLYFGTDPPSIGQEAREYARLGDDQIASFFKPQMGNPLFSLRFGDREYDATELSALVLARLKEDAQAVIGEPVSQAVITVPAYFADPQRKATIDAGSRAGLEVMGIINEPTAAALAYGLQRSGVEETVLIYDLGGGTFDVTVATITPEEIVVRSTTGDHDLGGKNWDDRIATFLAERFEAETGFDPLDDPIALNEVLVRSEQAKWQLSERSATRVTLQLGADRRSFELSRDEFEGMTFPLMERTRALTEEAIQAAGLRWSDLSGVLLVGGSTRMPMVRKFVTEMSGQPPREGVNVDEVVALGAVIQAAILAGDDEPQDARPRFTLGGSKPAFAPSFTLPGAKRIKDVMSHSLGTVAISPDGSRYVNDTVIRRNLPIPACETRSYRLATHGGANDRMEVYLTQGESPDPLDCTILGKYVFTGIQATDAEVEIDVSLSYDRDGVVQVSGVQRDTGHGLTVEVEPVPDDLSWLGRPPESRSVEGDVAPIRIFLLIDVSSSMAGDPLVEAQEAARAFLDRCDFTHTEVGLISFSDQVDLQADATDNARRVLAAINRLVAEGTTNLTEAIELAHAHLTELDRTRYLVLLTDGYPDAPESAVEQADLAKQDGVEIVAIGTGDADLDYLRRLASTEEGSIFARRGELVQAFGHIARVIAEGGRSLRLMERGG; this is encoded by the coding sequence ATGAGTACCATTGTCGGAATCGACTTGGGGACGACCAATTCCGTCGTCGCACGCCGCAACACTTATGGTCGTCCGGAAGTGATCCCGAACCGAGAGGGCGCGACCATCACTCCTTCGGTTCTCTACTTCGGTACCGATCCTCCAAGCATCGGTCAGGAAGCCAGGGAATACGCCCGACTTGGCGATGATCAGATCGCCAGTTTCTTCAAGCCGCAGATGGGCAACCCACTCTTCTCGCTCCGCTTCGGTGATCGCGAGTACGACGCGACGGAGCTTTCCGCTCTGGTCCTGGCTCGCTTGAAGGAGGACGCTCAGGCGGTGATCGGCGAACCGGTTTCGCAAGCAGTTATCACCGTGCCCGCGTATTTCGCCGATCCACAGCGCAAGGCCACGATCGATGCAGGATCGCGAGCCGGGCTGGAGGTCATGGGGATCATCAACGAACCGACCGCCGCGGCGCTGGCTTACGGACTGCAACGCAGCGGGGTCGAGGAAACCGTTCTGATCTACGATCTTGGCGGAGGAACGTTTGATGTGACCGTCGCCACGATTACACCAGAGGAAATCGTGGTCCGATCGACCACGGGCGACCATGATCTTGGCGGCAAAAATTGGGATGACCGGATCGCGACCTTTCTTGCCGAGCGGTTCGAGGCCGAAACCGGGTTCGATCCGCTTGATGATCCGATTGCGCTGAATGAGGTTCTGGTGAGGAGTGAGCAGGCAAAGTGGCAGCTCTCGGAACGATCAGCGACCCGGGTGACGCTCCAGCTCGGTGCCGACCGAAGAAGCTTTGAACTGAGTCGAGACGAATTCGAAGGAATGACCTTCCCCTTGATGGAGCGAACGCGGGCGCTGACCGAGGAGGCCATTCAGGCGGCCGGGCTTCGATGGTCGGATCTGTCGGGTGTCTTGCTTGTGGGGGGATCCACCCGGATGCCGATGGTCCGGAAGTTCGTGACCGAGATGAGCGGTCAGCCTCCTCGAGAAGGAGTGAACGTGGATGAAGTCGTCGCGCTGGGAGCGGTGATCCAGGCCGCGATCCTCGCGGGAGACGACGAGCCTCAGGATGCCCGTCCCCGCTTCACGTTGGGAGGGAGCAAGCCGGCGTTTGCCCCCTCGTTCACCCTGCCTGGAGCCAAGCGGATCAAGGATGTGATGTCGCACAGCCTGGGGACTGTCGCCATCAGCCCGGACGGATCGCGCTATGTAAACGACACCGTAATTCGAAGAAACTTGCCGATTCCTGCCTGCGAGACACGATCGTACCGCCTTGCAACGCACGGTGGTGCAAACGATCGGATGGAGGTCTACCTGACCCAGGGAGAAAGCCCCGATCCGCTTGATTGCACGATTCTTGGGAAATATGTCTTCACCGGGATCCAGGCAACCGATGCCGAGGTGGAGATTGATGTCTCACTCTCCTACGACCGTGATGGGGTGGTGCAGGTTTCGGGAGTACAACGCGATACCGGGCACGGGCTGACCGTTGAGGTGGAACCGGTTCCGGATGACCTGTCGTGGTTGGGAAGGCCTCCCGAATCGCGATCGGTGGAAGGAGACGTGGCACCGATTCGCATTTTCTTGCTCATCGATGTCTCTTCCAGCATGGCGGGTGATCCGCTCGTTGAGGCACAAGAGGCGGCACGGGCTTTTCTTGACCGCTGCGACTTCACCCACACTGAGGTGGGCTTGATCTCCTTTTCAGATCAGGTGGACTTGCAGGCTGACGCCACCGACAATGCGCGCCGGGTGCTGGCCGCGATCAATCGTCTGGTCGCGGAAGGAACAACGAACCTGACTGAGGCGATTGAACTGGCCCATGCTCATTTGACCGAGCTGGATCGGACCCGATACCTTGTGCTGCTCACCGACGGCTACCCGGATGCCCCCGAGTCGGCCGTCGAACAGGCAGATCTTGCCAAACAGGACGGGGTCGAAATTGTGGCCATTGGCACAGGAGACGCCGACCTTGACTATCTGCGACGGTTGGCCAGTACCGAGGAAGGTTCGATCTTCGCGCGTCGAGGAGAGTTGGTGCAGGCCTTTGGTCACATCGCCCGCGTGATTGCCGAAGGGGGACGTTCCCTCCGACTGATGGAACGAGGCGGATGA